The Lepidochelys kempii isolate rLepKem1 chromosome 2, rLepKem1.hap2, whole genome shotgun sequence genomic interval cccacagggctctgctctgctcagctgtctcacgaacggctccgctccaccacgaccggctccccTCTGCTCAGCTTGCCGTCTCACGACCACTCCGCTGTCTCATGAACAGCTCGCCTCAcctcaccgtctcacgaacactccaccagcctatccacaaacagcaccactgcactctagttcttctggctccccactacttgacacagtgctcagtgatttcagctcatagtagtgggagccttagtgctggtgcaccataaagccaaagtgaattcagcacagtacctgtagcaagactcttaatagacccaaaattagctctgacgttccacagtggagagagacagaggtgcaattggtgtctcaggccctcacaaaggggccacaccaccaggtacaaaaacctgtctcaagcctctctcaattcacagagttttggaacctatgtcccttgcctagcgagtgctacttaattgatggtgagtccctccatcataacaaaaggccaagtacagttccacagttcccataatcagggtaataacaatttattcttcctgccccaataacagagacactggggatcccacaacagccaaagtgaccatttgggcagttacggcctcattctaggtggggtgggtttgcctatgcaaatgagatcagcccctgaagttcttttccacaacttaccacagctcaccaccagatgtcagggtggagctcatcctgactctgcttacatcctccccccagccaagAATTTGGCGTTCCGACAAATCATACTCCCTTTATActaactcattggtttcctccaaagggcctcagaaaGCCCACTGTAGCTTCCAcaatcctgtgtgctaaatgtattggctcctcactagtcaccccaggtgcatcataagttaaccgttttactggtcttatcaccctgtctcgtctattgagaatctctgttgccgaggtagaGGGAACATCCTCTTGATTGATGGATGGAGAGCCTTCCTTTGAGGGTCCCTTGGCTACTGGCGTAGGACCCTGCATTCTTAGTTCTAACgcgggagggtccaaggtgcccaggacatcctctacctgtgtgtctccactgtccaataacctgtgtgtgtcatcacacgggggtctcatcagcggcacaggggtgtcagaaatgggcctaaataattCTGCCATGGGGTTTAGGGCTGAAGAGGGAGAACTCtcatttggttcagctgatcgagactgaaatcttgtctccatcccaggatacaccagggttgtgtcttcctcctcagactcactctcagatgtgtagaataggggtaagttagctgcagggggcccactgtctgtgttggatggcggctttggtctagcacttctGTTCTGCCCGGCTACCATGTCgtggcccatctcataaggggtgcttaccaattcccccacagggagcaaaaggtttctatgcaccgtctttatttacCCTGGACTGTCTTCAGGTTTAATCTTGTAGACTGGCAGATCttccagcttttccatcaccaggtaaggtattgccttccatctgtcagctaccttgtgtttgccagcaatacccaaatttcgcagcaggactctgtcccccagctggagctcctgcgaacacactctagcatcatatcgatgtttgttgtgGTCTGTGTTCTTCCGAGCCACAGCGGTAGCTAAGCAATAAGCATcttgcagcttttctcttagtcgggatacatattgctgatgagtttcatagctatctccatcctctgatacaccaaagcacaagtctatgggtaatcttggttctcgcccaaacatcaagagatatggggtgactcccgtagcatcgttctttgtggcattgtaggcatgcaccagaaatacgacatgctggctccaggttgccttctgctctggttgCAAAGTTctcaacatatctaatagggttcggttgaacctctctggctgaggatcacttgggggtgataaggcgttgtcctagactttttaattcctgctatcttcagcacctccttcagggAGCCCTCCCTCGGTCGGCTGCTCTACCACTGCTAATGTTCTCTTACTGCCTTTCaggcaggtactcatgacaatcaCCTCCTTTTCTGTCATTGCAGGCACCACTAAGGGGACCGGGCCTGCGTACCTCAATGCTCCCACCGGCAAATCAGGCATCACTCTTTTTGCATCctcaatttttctgtaggctgcgGCACAATGTGTGCGTATCACCAaggtattcaggtattggtcccctGCTCGCTGTCTGCAGTAATCTGCAAGCACCTTAAAGaggctggagttggtccctattaGCATGGATACCTCAGAGACACCTTTAGGGTCAGGACATATTAAAGCTGCAGTGTCCACCTCCTGTCTTACCCCAGCGATCtcttctgggaattccaggtgtacAATGACATACCCCTGATACAGGTATTCATTCATGCTGAGACCACACAAGCCAAGCCCTGTCAAGGGCTGTATAGGCAGATGCGTAAGCATCTGCTGGTAGAAAGACTGGAATATGATAGTTACTTGGGATCCCGTGTCAAGCACTGCTCTACATTCTGTCCCTTCAACCTTTACAGTGACCTCTGCTCAAGGTCCTATCAATCCTGGTGGGATTCGGGTGGCATGGTTCTTCGCAGGGgagcctccaaaccctgcaggcctaggcggctcccttcccaggccctggAGCCGTTTCCCGACTTTCCCAAGGTGGTCCTCAGCTTTTGGTATACTAGCGAGGGATTCTCTGCATTCTGACACCTGGCAGCAATGTGCCCATCCTGGCCACACTGGTAGCAGAAGAAGGGTTGCCCTTTCCCATGTtgccggggtggggcagaggttctaAATGTAGTCTTCTGGACCGTGGTAACGGGGGGTTCCTTGtacactgaagtctttgctgaatCAATAGTATTCTCTAGTTCAGCCACTTTCTGTGTCAGGACCTGCACTCGTTGGGTAAGCTCCTCTTGAGGATTCACCATCAGTGCCTTGGGCGTTCGTATGGATGTTGTGGCAGTTGCCTGGGGTGGCTGAACCTCCCAAACCTCACCAGCttcctgcctctcttcctcctctctgacctcttttatcagccgAGAGTAACCCGGTGGATTGTCTTGGCGCTCCCTTAATCGAAGGTGGAGAAGGATTGGGTTCTGATATTGAATTCCCCTCACGATCTGAGCCAATCTAGTCCGGTCCATTTGCTCAACCACTATTGCTCCTCTCATGATGGCTCTCTGTAATAATTTCTCCAACCTCTGTATATAGGCAgaaactttctctcccttttgttgCCTAGCATTGAGGAACTTGCAATAAACATCCTCTAAGCCCTCGGTTCTCCCAAAGGCATGATCAAGGGCCTCTATGCAGTCCTTTACCTTGACCCCAGGGTTACTGAGCTTCAGGGTGCAAATCACATCTAGGGCTGGCCCCCTGATGCACTCTACTAGTCGCCTTCTCTTTTCAGCATCAGGTACTGTccactcctgcagcatttcagtggtgtgttcCAGCCAGGGTTCAAATGCTTCCTCCCCAGGCATTGGGGTGGAACCCCCAGAAAACAACCTCAGTTTATGATAGGGGCCTGACTCAGGGTGGGGTGGCACAACCTTCTCTAATGCTTGCCCCAAAGTCTTCACCCACTCATCAGGTGATGGAGCAGCCTCCCGGGGTGGGACTTCTGGGTCAAGGCCCAACAGACCTGGCATATCAGCCAAggtcttcccctctttccccaaaAAGGccgacattttctttaaaaactccacttcagaggcagaggctggtgaGGGCTGGCTCCCAGTAGTTATTACCTTCCACTCACCATCTTCCACTGCTATCATGCCTGGAACCTGTAGAGGTCCACAGCCATCGACAGCTCACACAGTACAGCAAAATTTCCGTCCTCCCTCACAAACATGCGCCCACACATTTTACACTTACTCAGGTACTCAGTGGATGCCCTTAAGGCAGGCTCTATTGAGCCTTCATCGAATGCCTCCGGCACCCCGGTCACCAGGACACAGTTCCTAGGGTTAATATTCATCCTCTTGCACCAATCCTCTAGCAAGTGTAGGGCCATTATACAAACTGTAATTTCTTTCCCAAATATAACAGATCAAAACACCAACAACCAGATTTTGGGTTTTCACAATTTAATGACTCACCTAAGATGTGCTTgtgaggggtactgacccagtttccatcccggacgagcccccagaaatgtaacccttctgccaggccaagctgatagcagcaagggctgggttcagtacacaggagttccctctcatcaaagccaATGCAAAACTGGCACGAGCCCccatccagtgacctgggaaaatcttacacaccccctgggcgcctcaaagaggcaatacttcccttctcgcaagcacagagtctcgatgtagcagagaatctttaataacatgaggtaaacaacatcagcattaaattggggaaacaccacaactagtgttcattaagcaaaccatgagcaaagacccaccccagcaaattgggccacatcctttccctcgggttcttgagtcccagaacccaaacatctcttgagtccagcaatccacaaatcacccaaagttcaaaaagtccagccccagagttcaaaagttcatctgggatttaactgggaattggtcctgcttcgagcagggggttggactagatgaccttcaggggtcccttccaaccctgatattctatgattctatgatctgcagagtgttgctccccagtctggctaaaatgtgcttgtatgtggggggaaagaggtaaggggcaccttacgtgtcctaaagctgactgccccacagggctctgctccgctcagCCGACCcatgaacagctctgctcagcttgcCATCTCACAACCACTCCGCTGTCTCACaaacggctccgctctgcacagctcgcctcgccgtctcacgaacactccgccagccta includes:
- the LOC140906180 gene encoding paraneoplastic antigen Ma1 homolog, with the translated sequence MIAVEDGEWKVITTGSQPSPASASEVEFLKKMSAFLGKEGKTLADMPGLLGLDPEVPPREAAPSPDEWVKTLGQALEKVVPPHPESGPYHKLRLFSGGSTPMPGEEAFEPWLEHTTEMLQEWTVPDAEKRRRLVECIRGPALDVICTLKLSNPGVKVKDCIEALDHAFGRTEGLEDVYCKFLNARQQKGEKVSAYIQRLEKLLQRAIMRGAIVVEQMDRTRLAQIVRGIQYQNPILLHLRLRERQDNPPGYSRLIKEVREEEERQEAGEVWEVQPPQATATTSIRTPKALMVNPQEELTQRVQVLTQKVAELENTIDSAKTSVYKEPPVTTVQKTTFRTSAPPRQHGKGQPFFCYQCGQDGHIAARCQNAENPSLVYQKLRTTLGKSGNGSRAWEGSRLGLQGLEAPLRRTMPPESHQD